A section of the Lutra lutra chromosome 3, mLutLut1.2, whole genome shotgun sequence genome encodes:
- the DHRS9 gene encoding dehydrogenase/reductase SDR family member 9 — protein MFFWVLALLILCGFLWNYKRQLKIADITDKYIFITGCDTGFGNLAARTFDKKGFRVIAACLTESQSTALKAETSERLHTVLLDVTNPENVKRTAQWVKNQVGEKGLWGLINNAGVLGVLAPTDWLTVEDYREPIEVNLFGLINVTLNLLPLVKKAQGRIINISSIGGRLAFSGGGYNPSKYAVEGFNDSLRRDMKAFGVHVSCIEPGLFKTGLSDPIKATEKKLAIWKHLSPDIKQQYGEGYIQKSLDKLKGTTSFVNMDLSLVVECMDHALTSLFPKTHYVAGRDAKTFWIPLSHMPAVLQDFLLLKQKVELANPKAV, from the exons atgttcttctggGTGTTAGCCCTCCTAATCCTTTGTGGTTTTCTATGGAATTATAAAAGACAACTAAAGATTGCAGACATCACAGATAAGTATATTTTCATAACTGGTTGTGACACTGGCTTTGGAAATTTGGCAGCCAGAACTTTTGATAAAAAAGGATTTCGTGTAATTGCTGCCTGTCTGACTGAATCACAGTCAACAGCTTTAAAGGCAGAAACCTCAGAAAGGCTTCACACTGTGCTTCTGGATGTAACCAACCCTGAGAATGTCAAGAGGACTGCCCAGTGGGTGAAAAATCAAGTTGGGGAAAAAG GTCTCTGGGGTCTGATCAACAATGCCGGTGTTCTTGGCGTGCTGGCTCCCACCGACTGGCTGACAGTGGAGGACTACAGAGAACCTATTGAAGTGAACTTGTTTGGCCTCATCAATGTGACTCTAAATTTGCTTCCCTTGGTCAAAAAAGCTCAAGGAAGGATTATCAATATCTCCAGCATTGGAGGTCGGCTGGCGTTCAGTGGAGGGGGTTATAATCCATCCAAATACGCAGTAGAAGGCTTCAATGACAGCTTAAG ACGGGACATGAAAGCTTTTGGTGTACACGTTTCATGTATTGAACCAGGATTATTCAAAACAGGATTATCAGATCCAATAAAAGCCACTGAAAAAAAACTCGCCATTTGGAAGCATCTGTCTCCAGATATCAAACAACAGTATGGAGAAGGTTACATTCAAAAAA GTCTAGACAAGCTGAAAGGCACAACTTCCTTTGTGAACATGGACCTCTCCCTGGTGGTGGAGTGCATGGACCACGCGCTCACAAGTCTCTTCCCAAAGACCCATTATGTTGCTGGGAGAGATGCCAAGACCTTCTGGATACCTCTGTCTCACATGCCAGCAGTTTTGCAAGACTTCTTATTGTTGAAACAGAAAGTAGAGCTGGCTAATCCCAAGGCGGTGTGA